A window of Ictidomys tridecemlineatus isolate mIctTri1 chromosome 1, mIctTri1.hap1, whole genome shotgun sequence contains these coding sequences:
- the Myoz1 gene encoding myozenin-1 → MPLSGTPAPNKKRKSSKLIMELTGGGQESSGLNLGKKISVPRDVMLEELSLLTNRGSKMFKLRQMRVEKFIYENHPDVFSDSSMDHFQKFLPTVGGQLGTAGQGFSYSKGSGGGQAGGSGSAGQYGSDHHHHEGSGSGAGGTSGPGGQAGREGAAGTAGVGETGSGDQAGGEGKHITLFKTYISPWERAMGVDPQQKVELGIDLLAYGAKAELPKYKSFNRTAMPYGGYEKASKRMTFQMPKFDLGPLLSEPLVLYNQNLSNRPSFNRTPIPWLSSGEPADYNVDIGIPLDGETEEL, encoded by the exons ATGCCGCTCTCAggaaccccagcccccaacaagAAGAGGAAATCCAGCAAGCTGATCATGGAACTCACTGGAG GTGGACAGGAGAGCTCAGGCCTGAACCTGGGCAAGAAGATCAGTGTCCCAAGGGATGTGATGTTGGAGGAACTGTCACTGCTCACCAATCGAGGCTCTAAGATGTTTAAACTGCGACAGATGCGGGTGGAAAAATTTATCTATGAAAACCATcctgatgttttctctgatagctCAATG GATCACTTCCAGAAGTTCCTTCCCACAGTGGGGGGACAGCTGGGCACAGCTGGTCAGGGATTCTCCTACAGCAAGGGCAGTGGTGGCGGCCAGGCAGGGGGCAGTGGCTCTGCTGGACAGTATGGTTCTGACCATCATCATCATGAGGGCTCTGGGTCTGGAGCTGGGGGTACAAGTGGTCCTGGGGGCCAGGCTGGCAGAGAAGGAGCTGCTGGCACAGCAGGGGTTGGAGAGACAGGATCAG GAGACCAAGCAGGTGGAGAAGGAAAACATATCACTCTGTTTAAGACCTACATTTCCCCATGGGAGCGAGCCATGGGGGTTGACCCCCAGCAAAAAGTAGAACTTGGCATTGACCTGTTGGCCTATGGGGCCAAAgctgaactccccaaatacaagTCCTTCAACAG GACAGCAATGCCCTATGGTGGATATGAAAAGGCCTCCAAACGTATGACCTTCCAGATGCCCAAGTTTGACCTGGGGCCTCTGCTGAGTGAACCCCTGGTCCTTTACAACCAGAACCTCTCCAACAGGCCTTCTTTCAACCGAACCCCTATTCCCTGGCTGAGCTCTGGGGAGCCTGCTGACTACAACGTGGATATTGGCATCCCCTTGGATGGAGAAACAGAGGAGCTATGA